The Rhizobium etli 8C-3 genome has a segment encoding these proteins:
- a CDS encoding DUF1810 domain-containing protein: MAGHVEYNLGRFIAAQNGIYDQALRELSAGRKRSHWMWFIFPQAAGLGSSAMAEKYAIRSAEEAAAYLSDPILGGRLLRCVQAILSVEGRTAHDILGSPDDLKLRSSLTLFAAVSEQGSLFHEAIDRFYGGKFDERTMKILNAAT; this comes from the coding sequence ATGGCCGGTCACGTCGAATACAATCTCGGGCGGTTTATCGCTGCACAGAACGGGATATATGACCAGGCGCTGCGGGAGCTTAGCGCCGGGCGCAAACGCTCGCACTGGATGTGGTTCATCTTCCCGCAGGCTGCCGGGCTGGGCTCATCGGCGATGGCCGAGAAATACGCGATCCGCTCGGCAGAGGAAGCTGCCGCCTATCTGAGCGACCCAATACTGGGCGGGCGACTTCTTCGCTGCGTCCAAGCGATCCTTTCAGTGGAAGGACGCACGGCCCACGACATTCTCGGATCCCCGGATGATCTCAAACTTCGCTCCTCACTGACGCTTTTTGCAGCCGTCAGCGAGCAAGGCTCGTTGTTCCACGAAGCAATCGATCGGTTCTACGGGGGGAAATTCGACGAGCGGACGATGAAAATCCTCAACGCCGCGACTTAA
- a CDS encoding TetR/AcrR family transcriptional regulator, giving the protein MSRTSSVKKSETSHEIPSVLTNEKIPPRERIVSTASELFREHGIRGIGVDAIADAALTNKMTLYRHFGSKDELVCETLRRACEKAEAIWRELEAMHPGNPRAQLDAWVQGRAECLNGEPAGCDLANAAIELKGEGHPAHDVIERHKAQQRQRLEELCSAAGAREPQLLADTLTLLLEGARVTRQAMGSDGCCSHFSKACSAAIASLG; this is encoded by the coding sequence ATGTCAAGGACTTCGTCCGTAAAAAAATCCGAAACTTCGCATGAAATCCCAAGCGTGCTGACAAACGAGAAAATCCCCCCGAGGGAACGCATCGTCTCGACGGCTTCCGAGCTTTTCCGCGAACATGGCATACGCGGCATTGGCGTCGATGCGATTGCAGATGCGGCGCTCACCAACAAGATGACGCTTTACCGGCATTTCGGCTCGAAGGACGAGCTCGTTTGCGAGACGCTGCGTCGCGCCTGCGAAAAGGCCGAGGCAATATGGCGTGAACTCGAGGCGATGCATCCCGGCAACCCGCGCGCCCAGCTCGACGCCTGGGTTCAGGGGCGAGCCGAGTGTCTCAACGGGGAGCCGGCCGGTTGCGATCTTGCCAACGCGGCGATCGAACTGAAGGGTGAGGGACACCCTGCCCATGACGTGATCGAGCGCCATAAGGCACAGCAGCGTCAACGCCTTGAAGAACTCTGTTCCGCCGCCGGGGCTCGGGAGCCTCAACTTCTTGCTGACACTCTCACACTTCTTCTGGAAGGCGCCCGCGTCACCCGGCAGGCGATGGGCAGCGACGGTTGCTGCAGCCATTTCTCAAAAGCCTGCAGTGCGGCAATTGCATCTCTCGGCTGA
- a CDS encoding ABC transporter ATP-binding protein, which yields MAGFQAQSIQQGEPVLSVENLTTSFLVGGEWRPVVRDVSFRVAPGETVAIVGESGSGKSVTSLSIMRLLEPDTSRIEGKIMLGDRNLLALRESAMRQVRGNDVSMIFQEPMTSLNPLFTIGDQISEALLCHSAMSKTEARGEVIRLLEKVRISSAASRFDEYPHRFSGGMRQRVMIAMALASKPKLLIADEPTTALDVTIQGQILDLIKMLQEEEGTSVLFITHDMGVVAEIADRTVVMYRGEQVETAATADIFYRGRHPYTRALISAVPVLGSMQGHERPLRFPVVNAATGQCDVPVEVGDTVSVSARPVLEVRNLTKRFDIHSGLFGRLSGRVHAVENVSFDLFAGETLSLVGESGCGKSTTGRAIMRLIEPQSGSVKADGRDVLALDKNGMREMRKTVQMIFQDPFASLNPRIRVGAAIAEPYLEHKMGTAKQAKEKVADLLEKVGLNADMMTRFPHEFSGGQRQRICIARALALDPKVIVADESVSALDVSIKAQVINLMLDLQQSLNLAFLFISHDMAVVERVSHRVAVMYLGEIVEIGPRAAIFGNPQHPYTKTLMAAVPVPDPDRRHIKRMAANDEIKSPIRAVDYKILPRQYRQVSSGHLVAL from the coding sequence ATGGCAGGCTTTCAGGCGCAGTCGATCCAGCAGGGAGAGCCCGTTCTCTCCGTCGAGAACCTGACGACATCGTTTCTGGTCGGGGGCGAGTGGAGGCCTGTCGTCCGCGATGTGTCCTTTCGCGTGGCGCCGGGCGAAACGGTTGCAATCGTCGGCGAGTCGGGCTCTGGCAAAAGCGTTACGTCGCTGTCGATCATGCGGCTGCTTGAGCCGGATACCAGCCGGATCGAAGGAAAGATCATGCTTGGCGACCGCAATCTGCTGGCGCTTCGCGAAAGTGCCATGCGGCAGGTACGCGGCAATGACGTCTCGATGATCTTCCAGGAACCGATGACGAGCCTCAACCCGCTCTTTACGATCGGCGACCAGATTTCCGAAGCGCTGCTTTGCCATTCGGCCATGTCGAAGACCGAAGCGCGAGGCGAAGTGATACGGCTTCTGGAAAAGGTCCGCATTTCCTCCGCTGCTTCGCGCTTCGACGAATATCCACACCGGTTTTCAGGCGGCATGCGCCAGCGCGTGATGATCGCCATGGCGCTTGCCTCCAAGCCGAAGCTGCTAATTGCCGACGAACCGACTACGGCGCTCGACGTCACCATCCAAGGACAGATCCTCGATCTCATCAAGATGCTGCAAGAGGAGGAAGGAACCTCTGTGCTCTTCATCACCCACGACATGGGAGTCGTTGCCGAAATAGCCGACAGAACGGTGGTGATGTATCGCGGCGAGCAGGTTGAAACGGCGGCTACGGCCGACATCTTTTACCGCGGCCGCCACCCCTACACGCGCGCGCTGATTTCCGCCGTGCCGGTGCTGGGCTCAATGCAGGGGCACGAAAGGCCGCTGCGTTTTCCCGTCGTCAATGCAGCGACAGGCCAATGCGACGTTCCGGTGGAAGTCGGCGACACGGTTTCTGTTTCAGCAAGGCCGGTCTTGGAGGTGCGGAACCTCACCAAGCGCTTTGATATACACTCTGGTCTCTTCGGTCGCTTGAGCGGACGCGTGCATGCCGTTGAAAATGTTTCCTTTGATCTCTTTGCCGGTGAGACGCTGTCATTGGTCGGCGAATCGGGCTGCGGAAAATCGACGACCGGCCGCGCCATAATGCGGCTGATCGAACCGCAAAGCGGGTCAGTGAAGGCCGATGGCAGGGACGTGCTGGCACTCGACAAGAACGGGATGCGCGAGATGCGCAAGACCGTGCAAATGATCTTTCAGGATCCGTTCGCCAGCCTCAATCCGCGAATCCGCGTCGGTGCGGCGATCGCCGAACCTTATCTTGAACACAAGATGGGAACGGCAAAGCAGGCCAAGGAGAAGGTCGCTGACCTTCTGGAAAAGGTCGGTCTGAACGCGGATATGATGACGCGCTTTCCGCACGAGTTCTCCGGGGGGCAGCGTCAGCGCATCTGCATTGCCCGGGCCCTGGCGCTCGATCCGAAGGTGATCGTCGCCGATGAAAGCGTCTCGGCCCTCGACGTCTCGATCAAGGCGCAGGTCATCAATCTGATGCTGGACCTGCAGCAGAGCCTCAACCTCGCCTTCCTGTTCATCTCGCACGACATGGCCGTCGTCGAGCGCGTCAGCCATCGTGTTGCGGTCATGTATCTCGGCGAGATCGTCGAGATCGGTCCGCGCGCTGCCATCTTCGGCAACCCGCAGCACCCTTATACGAAGACGCTCATGGCAGCCGTTCCCGTGCCCGATCCGGATCGCCGGCACATCAAGCGGATGGCGGCCAACGACGAGATCAAAAGCCCGATCCGGGCAGTGGACTACAAGATTTTGCCGCGGCAGTATCGGCAGGTGTCATCAGGGCATCTGGTGGCGCTTTGA
- a CDS encoding aminotransferase class V-fold PLP-dependent enzyme, whose protein sequence is MSDDICASIGLRPVINVSGTMTSLGASIVVPEAIAAMSSILPQFVEINDLQRKASAAIARLTGAEAGFVTASCSAGISLAVAGAITGNNLLAIEKLPDVTPEKNEVLVQMGHVVSYGAPVDQAIRLAGAKPVLIGQATSTHHFHMENAITERTAAAVYVVSHHVVDYGLLNLKEFVEIAHAKGVPVIVDAASEYDLRVFLEQGADIALYSGHKFLGGPTCGIVAGTKELVRNAFLQNMGIGRGMKVGKESIFGAMAALEAWEKRDHTGIRERETGYLNLWKQMLDDRPGVTALIEPDPTKNPLDRLRVILKPEEAHITAWDLADALAGGTPPIIVRDHEVEHQYFYLDPCNLHPGQERIVANRLAEELDKARASNEIIASPVENRGKRRFDAVLRWPD, encoded by the coding sequence ATGTCTGATGACATTTGCGCGTCGATCGGCCTTCGTCCGGTCATCAACGTTTCCGGCACAATGACCAGCCTCGGCGCATCGATCGTCGTCCCCGAGGCAATCGCGGCCATGTCGTCGATCCTGCCGCAATTTGTCGAAATCAACGATCTGCAGCGCAAGGCGAGCGCCGCCATTGCCCGACTGACGGGTGCCGAAGCCGGTTTCGTGACGGCATCGTGCTCTGCGGGCATTTCCCTGGCCGTCGCAGGTGCCATCACCGGCAACAACCTGCTGGCGATCGAGAAACTGCCGGATGTGACGCCGGAAAAGAACGAAGTTCTGGTGCAGATGGGCCATGTTGTGAGCTATGGCGCACCCGTCGATCAGGCGATCCGCCTAGCTGGTGCTAAGCCCGTGCTGATCGGTCAGGCAACATCCACCCATCATTTTCACATGGAAAATGCAATCACCGAAAGAACGGCCGCAGCCGTCTACGTCGTGTCGCATCACGTCGTCGATTATGGTCTTTTGAACCTTAAGGAGTTCGTCGAGATCGCCCACGCCAAGGGCGTGCCGGTCATCGTCGATGCAGCGTCTGAGTACGACCTGCGTGTTTTCCTGGAGCAAGGCGCAGACATCGCGCTCTATTCCGGTCATAAATTCCTCGGCGGTCCGACCTGCGGCATCGTCGCCGGCACAAAGGAACTAGTGCGCAACGCCTTCCTGCAGAACATGGGCATCGGCCGTGGCATGAAGGTCGGCAAGGAAAGCATTTTCGGCGCCATGGCAGCCTTGGAGGCCTGGGAAAAGCGTGACCACACCGGTATTCGCGAGCGCGAAACGGGCTACCTCAATTTGTGGAAACAGATGCTGGACGACCGCCCCGGCGTAACCGCTCTGATCGAACCCGATCCGACCAAAAATCCGCTTGATCGTCTGCGCGTTATCCTCAAACCGGAGGAAGCACATATTACCGCCTGGGATTTGGCCGACGCGCTGGCGGGCGGGACGCCGCCGATAATCGTCCGGGACCACGAAGTCGAGCATCAGTATTTCTATCTCGACCCCTGTAACCTGCACCCGGGTCAGGAAAGGATCGTTGCAAACCGCTTGGCCGAAGAACTGGACAAGGCGCGCGCCTCCAACGAAATCATAGCATCGCCAGTCGAAAACCGCGGCAAGCGCCGGTTCGACGCTGTGTTGCGCTGGCCGGATTGA
- a CDS encoding IclR family transcriptional regulator: MELDGKTSSVVFSEDEASIEEPAGKGARRSRVSGIDRALQVIDHLYETGSPTGVYAIAKAVKAPLSTVYVIVDDLVEKNMLTRNGDGTIWLGSRLYHYGLAYARSLDFMSVATREMHDLCRQAGETVQVCGRDGDYMLVLAMADGPSHFQVASRVGTRVPLNWTASGRLLVGHLPEEERIELFKRCAKSSPTGRAEVDPGVLSASAGAAFQSRLSIQAGESDYAVACIASPICDREGQCVATISIVLPEQKAFSDENHYTAQVRTSAERIEKIMGWRNH; encoded by the coding sequence GTGGAATTGGACGGCAAGACATCATCAGTAGTTTTCTCCGAAGACGAGGCATCTATTGAAGAACCCGCCGGCAAGGGCGCACGTCGCTCGCGGGTGAGCGGTATCGACCGAGCGCTGCAGGTGATTGATCATCTTTACGAAACAGGCTCTCCGACGGGGGTCTATGCAATCGCCAAGGCTGTGAAGGCGCCGCTCTCGACCGTCTATGTCATCGTCGATGATCTGGTCGAAAAGAACATGCTGACGCGCAATGGCGACGGCACGATCTGGCTCGGTTCGCGGCTCTACCATTACGGCCTTGCCTATGCCCGATCGCTCGATTTCATGAGCGTCGCGACGCGCGAGATGCACGATCTTTGCCGGCAGGCGGGCGAAACCGTTCAGGTTTGCGGTCGCGACGGCGACTATATGCTCGTGCTTGCCATGGCCGATGGCCCCAGTCATTTCCAGGTCGCTTCGCGTGTCGGCACACGCGTTCCTCTGAACTGGACGGCATCCGGCCGCCTGCTTGTCGGCCACCTGCCGGAAGAAGAGCGCATCGAACTTTTCAAGCGCTGCGCCAAATCCTCGCCCACCGGCCGCGCCGAGGTTGACCCAGGCGTGCTTTCCGCTTCCGCCGGCGCGGCGTTTCAGTCGCGCCTGTCGATCCAGGCTGGCGAGTCCGACTATGCGGTCGCCTGCATCGCTTCGCCGATCTGCGACAGAGAAGGCCAATGCGTCGCGACCATTTCCATTGTCCTTCCAGAACAGAAGGCTTTTTCTGACGAGAACCACTATACCGCGCAGGTGCGGACATCGGCCGAACGCATCGAAAAGATCATGGGCTGGCGCAACCACTAG
- a CDS encoding RidA family protein has protein sequence MTGVCVNMSPANAKQASSPYERLVALGIELPPAPPPIAHFVTHVLEGNILYLSGQGPREADGFLYSGKVGAEIGVEEAYRHARLTGINLLAVMHDALGDLSRVKRVVKLLGMVNAVPQFADHPSVINGCSDLFVDVFGRDTGSHARSAVGFGSLPGNITVEIEAIIALRD, from the coding sequence ATGACAGGAGTTTGCGTGAACATGTCTCCAGCCAACGCCAAGCAGGCAAGCTCGCCCTATGAAAGGCTTGTCGCGCTCGGCATAGAGCTTCCGCCCGCCCCGCCGCCGATCGCCCATTTCGTGACGCATGTGCTGGAGGGAAACATTCTCTATCTTTCCGGTCAGGGGCCGCGCGAGGCCGATGGTTTTTTGTATTCTGGCAAGGTCGGCGCTGAAATCGGTGTCGAGGAAGCCTATAGACATGCGCGGCTCACCGGCATCAATCTTCTTGCCGTCATGCACGATGCGCTTGGCGATCTCTCCCGGGTAAAGCGCGTCGTGAAGCTGCTCGGCATGGTCAACGCCGTGCCGCAGTTTGCGGACCATCCAAGCGTCATCAATGGATGCTCGGATCTCTTCGTCGACGTTTTTGGACGAGATACTGGCAGTCATGCTCGTTCCGCGGTTGGCTTCGGCTCGCTTCCGGGTAACATCACCGTCGAAATCGAGGCGATCATCGCCTTGCGTGATTGA
- a CDS encoding amidohydrolase/deacetylase family metallohydrolase produces the protein MIGQQERKPLLLTNVRPIGFGAETPGSAVDILIDGNGRIAQVGPQLSVSCEMICVDGKGAWISPGWIDLHVHIWHGGTDISVRPSECGAERGVTTLVDAGSAGEANFHGFRQYIIEPSRERIKAFLNLGSIGLVACNRVSELRDIRDIDLDRILECYSENSEHIVGIKVRASHVITGSWGVTPVKLGKKISKILKVPMMVHVGEPPALYDEVLEVLGPGDVVTHCFNGKAGSSILEDEDLFDLAQRCAGEGIRLDIGHGGASFSFKVAEAAIKRGLMPFSISTDLHGHSMNFPVWDLATTMSKLLCVGMPFDKVVAAVTHAPASVIKLSMENRLAVGQRADFTVFDLVDSDVEATDSNGDVAVLEKLFEPRYAVIGSEAIAASRYIPRARRLVRHSHGYSYR, from the coding sequence ATGATCGGGCAACAAGAGCGCAAGCCGCTCCTGCTCACCAATGTGAGGCCTATAGGCTTTGGTGCTGAAACCCCAGGCAGTGCAGTCGATATCCTGATCGACGGCAACGGCCGGATCGCACAGGTCGGTCCACAGCTTTCAGTCTCTTGCGAGATGATCTGCGTCGACGGCAAGGGCGCCTGGATTTCGCCGGGCTGGATCGACCTCCACGTGCATATCTGGCATGGCGGCACCGACATCTCGGTCCGTCCGTCCGAATGCGGCGCCGAGCGCGGCGTGACCACGCTGGTCGATGCAGGTTCTGCCGGTGAAGCCAATTTCCACGGTTTCCGCCAATATATCATCGAGCCATCGCGCGAGCGCATCAAAGCCTTCCTGAACCTCGGTTCGATCGGTCTCGTCGCCTGCAACCGCGTCTCCGAATTGCGGGACATCCGCGACATTGATCTTGACCGCATCCTTGAATGTTACTCTGAAAACAGCGAGCACATCGTCGGCATCAAAGTGCGCGCCAGCCACGTCATCACCGGCTCGTGGGGTGTAACGCCGGTAAAGCTCGGCAAGAAGATCTCCAAGATCCTCAAGGTTCCGATGATGGTGCATGTTGGCGAACCGCCGGCGCTTTATGATGAAGTGCTGGAAGTCCTAGGCCCCGGCGACGTCGTCACCCACTGCTTTAACGGCAAGGCCGGTTCGAGCATCTTGGAAGACGAGGATCTTTTCGATCTCGCGCAGCGTTGCGCGGGTGAGGGCATTCGCCTCGACATCGGTCATGGCGGCGCCTCCTTTTCCTTCAAGGTGGCGGAAGCCGCAATCAAGCGCGGCCTCATGCCGTTCTCGATCTCGACGGATCTGCATGGCCATTCGATGAATTTTCCGGTTTGGGATCTGGCGACGACCATGTCGAAGCTGCTTTGCGTCGGCATGCCTTTCGATAAGGTGGTGGCAGCGGTCACGCATGCGCCTGCCTCCGTCATCAAGCTCTCGATGGAAAACCGGCTCGCCGTCGGACAACGCGCCGATTTTACCGTCTTCGATCTTGTCGATTCTGATGTCGAAGCGACCGATTCCAACGGCGACGTTGCCGTTCTTGAGAAGCTGTTCGAGCCTCGCTATGCGGTGATCGGCAGCGAGGCGATTGCCGCAAGCCGTTACATTCCGCGGGCCCGCAGGCTCGTGCGCCACAGCCACGGTTATTCCTACCGCTAA
- a CDS encoding ABC transporter permease, with amino-acid sequence MTDILTAPALSEGSKFVRRFLKRKTVAFGVLILTIFVLLAILAPWVAPYSPSKLSIVNRLKPPSGMFFFGTDEFGRDVFSRTIFAGRLSLLVGAAVVVLSALIGVSLGLLAGFFKQFDTPIARLIDAMMAFPDILLAIALVAALGPSLTTVVIALSIVYSPRLARIVRASTLVIRELPYVEAAQALGISTFHIMTRHVLRNLLSPILVQGTFLFASAMLAEAGLSFLGLGVSPEIPTWGTMIAAGRQYIGQADWMTFFPGVAIVLSVLSLQMVGDGLRDMLDPKLRKDL; translated from the coding sequence ATGACGGATATTTTAACAGCACCTGCCTTGAGCGAGGGCAGCAAGTTCGTCCGGCGTTTCCTGAAGCGCAAGACCGTTGCCTTTGGTGTGCTCATCCTCACGATCTTCGTGCTCTTGGCGATCCTTGCTCCATGGGTCGCTCCCTATTCGCCCTCCAAGCTTTCGATCGTCAACCGGCTGAAGCCTCCGAGCGGAATGTTCTTCTTTGGAACGGACGAATTCGGGCGCGACGTCTTCTCGCGAACGATCTTTGCTGGGCGCCTGTCGCTGCTCGTCGGCGCAGCCGTCGTCGTTTTATCGGCGTTGATCGGGGTGAGCCTCGGCCTGCTTGCCGGCTTCTTCAAGCAATTCGACACGCCAATTGCCCGGCTGATCGACGCAATGATGGCCTTTCCGGACATTCTGCTGGCGATCGCGCTGGTCGCAGCCCTTGGACCGTCGCTGACCACGGTCGTCATCGCGTTGTCGATCGTTTATTCGCCACGCCTTGCGCGTATTGTTCGTGCATCGACGCTGGTCATCCGCGAACTGCCCTATGTTGAGGCAGCACAAGCGCTCGGGATTTCCACCTTTCACATCATGACACGGCACGTCCTGCGTAATCTGCTTTCGCCGATTCTAGTGCAAGGCACCTTCCTCTTTGCCAGCGCCATGCTGGCTGAAGCGGGCCTTTCCTTCCTCGGCCTGGGCGTCAGCCCCGAAATTCCGACCTGGGGAACAATGATCGCCGCCGGACGCCAGTATATCGGCCAGGCCGACTGGATGACGTTTTTTCCGGGCGTCGCCATCGTTCTTTCCGTGCTCTCCTTGCAGATGGTCGGCGACGGACTGCGCGACATGCTCGATCCCAAACTTCGAAAGGACCTTTGA
- a CDS encoding ABC transporter permease, translating into MIRYILQRLFGMIVVMFLVVTIVFVIVRVTPGDPAAVMLGPDATPQDIAELRGRLGLDQSLLVQYVYYISQLLRGDLGQSIFLNMPVTAALLDRAEPTFFLTVFSLAIACVIALPIGIYAAYRRGSFIDQAATTLAMFAASIPSFWLGLILMQFFAVRFNFFPVSGYGGPGANFFGRMYHLTLPAFALGIVSSALILRFTRASMLDVLGDDYIRTARAKGLIERRVILKHALKNALIPILTVIGLTAAVLISGAVVTETVFGLPGVGNLVVSAVLRRDYPVIQGALLIIAALYVLINFAIDMLYLLVDPRVRY; encoded by the coding sequence ATGATCCGTTACATTCTCCAGCGCCTCTTCGGGATGATCGTTGTGATGTTCCTCGTCGTCACGATCGTCTTTGTCATCGTGCGCGTGACGCCAGGTGATCCGGCAGCCGTCATGCTGGGACCAGATGCAACGCCTCAGGATATTGCCGAGCTTCGCGGACGTCTCGGGCTCGATCAGTCGCTCCTGGTGCAATATGTCTATTACATCAGTCAGCTCCTGAGAGGCGATCTCGGGCAATCGATCTTCTTGAACATGCCGGTCACCGCAGCCCTTCTAGACCGCGCCGAGCCGACGTTTTTCCTGACGGTGTTCTCGCTGGCGATCGCCTGCGTCATCGCTCTGCCAATCGGCATTTACGCTGCCTATCGCCGCGGGTCCTTCATTGATCAGGCGGCTACGACGCTAGCAATGTTTGCGGCTAGCATTCCGAGCTTTTGGCTTGGGCTGATTCTGATGCAGTTCTTCGCCGTGCGCTTCAACTTCTTTCCGGTTTCGGGCTATGGCGGACCGGGCGCGAACTTCTTTGGGCGCATGTATCACCTGACGTTACCAGCCTTTGCCCTCGGCATAGTTTCCTCGGCGCTGATCCTGCGTTTCACCCGTGCCTCGATGCTTGATGTGCTCGGCGACGACTATATCCGCACGGCACGCGCCAAGGGCCTGATCGAACGGCGGGTGATCCTCAAGCACGCGCTCAAGAACGCCCTGATCCCGATCCTGACCGTTATCGGGTTGACTGCGGCGGTGCTGATTTCGGGGGCGGTCGTGACCGAAACGGTCTTCGGCCTTCCAGGTGTCGGCAATCTGGTCGTCTCGGCGGTCCTCCGTCGCGATTACCCGGTGATCCAGGGCGCGCTGCTCATTATCGCGGCCCTCTACGTGCTGATCAATTTTGCAATCGACATGCTCTATCTTCTGGTCGATCCGAGGGTGCGCTACTGA
- a CDS encoding ABC transporter substrate-binding protein gives MKSLIAFLLGTALFALPTTLMAQEKGGIINVATIGEPPTLDPMSSTADLVGIVTQHIFETLYTFDKRWNVTPLLAESLPDISADGKSYTIKLRSGIKFHDNSDMTSEDVVASLTRWTKIASRGKQAAGFIEAIAAVDPATVKITLRQPYAPLTSLLAFNNSAAIVIPSDKQDEPMKDFIGTGPYMLKERKADQYIQLVRFSGYKSRGGDSDGYGGARHQYLDEIRFVPVPDPNTRVEAAVSGQFDYVDSIPVESFDKLKASTASQPIILKPFGYPVFVFNTKEGIAKNIEVRKAIRQALSMEDMLAAAFGNTDFYTLDGDIYPEAYSWHTDAGVEGNYNIAKPEEAGEALKKTGYNGEPLRILTSRQYEFHYKMAQVAAEYLKLAGFAVDMQVVDWATLTQRRADPKLWDIYISHSPFLPEPALIGSLSTSSPGWWDTPARKAAVDAFTSEVDSAKRIELWANVQKAIYDEAPFMKIGDFNAVSAESNKLEGVDPAPWPYFWNASIKK, from the coding sequence ATGAAGAGTCTAATCGCATTTCTCCTCGGCACGGCACTTTTCGCCTTGCCGACCACACTGATGGCGCAGGAAAAAGGCGGCATCATCAATGTCGCGACGATCGGCGAGCCCCCGACGCTCGATCCGATGTCCTCGACTGCCGACCTCGTCGGAATCGTCACGCAGCACATATTCGAGACGCTCTATACGTTCGACAAGAGGTGGAACGTCACACCGCTTCTGGCCGAAAGCCTGCCCGATATCAGCGCGGACGGCAAAAGCTACACGATCAAGCTGCGCAGCGGCATCAAGTTCCACGACAACAGCGACATGACGTCGGAAGATGTCGTTGCATCGCTCACACGCTGGACGAAGATCGCCTCGCGCGGCAAGCAGGCTGCAGGCTTCATCGAAGCAATCGCTGCAGTCGATCCGGCAACCGTCAAGATCACCCTGAGGCAGCCCTATGCGCCGCTGACCTCTCTGCTTGCCTTCAACAATTCCGCTGCGATCGTCATTCCTTCCGACAAGCAGGACGAGCCGATGAAGGATTTCATCGGAACCGGCCCCTACATGCTGAAGGAGCGCAAGGCCGATCAGTACATTCAGCTCGTTCGCTTTAGCGGCTACAAATCACGCGGTGGCGACAGCGATGGCTATGGCGGCGCGCGCCACCAGTATCTCGATGAAATCCGTTTCGTTCCGGTGCCGGATCCGAACACCCGCGTCGAGGCTGCAGTATCCGGCCAGTTTGACTATGTCGATTCCATCCCGGTCGAATCCTTCGACAAGCTTAAGGCATCGACGGCCTCGCAGCCGATCATCCTCAAGCCATTCGGCTACCCGGTTTTCGTCTTCAATACCAAGGAGGGCATTGCGAAGAACATCGAGGTCCGCAAGGCGATCCGCCAAGCCCTCAGCATGGAGGACATGCTGGCCGCTGCCTTCGGCAATACGGATTTCTATACGCTGGACGGCGATATCTATCCGGAAGCCTATTCCTGGCACACGGATGCCGGCGTTGAAGGAAACTACAATATTGCAAAGCCCGAAGAGGCTGGCGAAGCCCTGAAGAAGACGGGCTACAACGGCGAGCCTCTGCGTATCCTCACCAGCCGCCAGTACGAATTCCACTACAAGATGGCGCAGGTTGCAGCGGAGTATCTCAAGCTCGCGGGCTTTGCCGTCGACATGCAGGTCGTCGACTGGGCGACGCTGACGCAGCGCCGCGCCGATCCGAAGCTCTGGGACATCTATATTAGCCACAGCCCATTCCTGCCGGAGCCGGCGCTCATTGGTTCGCTGTCGACCAGCTCACCGGGATGGTGGGATACGCCCGCCCGAAAGGCCGCCGTCGATGCCTTCACCTCTGAAGTCGATTCTGCCAAGCGGATCGAACTATGGGCCAATGTCCAAAAAGCGATCTATGACGAGGCGCCTTTCATGAAGATCGGCGACTTCAACGCCGTCTCGGCGGAATCAAATAAGCTCGAAGGCGTCGATCCGGCTCCGTGGCCGTACTTCTGGAACGCTTCGATCAAGAAGTGA